A window of the Lactuca sativa cultivar Salinas chromosome 7, Lsat_Salinas_v11, whole genome shotgun sequence genome harbors these coding sequences:
- the LOC111900523 gene encoding uncharacterized protein LOC111900523 — MKHNRGKLLIPSRGGSRSIANHKFAMTNKETKMPPSPIELYHKLHFHPIKEWINDESRIHYEEECAKLVSAGTRITQEMEYDIEKKVIKIVCAKHKTLLSGWEASSGPVMRKKDIHLLSTVETSQSASKDEEDMKSKIVALEEEVQINEQKVKQSEEKCEKMFQFIISKFPDSQNILYPPNEDEARAYDDITDLS; from the exons ATGAAACATAATCGGGGAAAACTTCTTATTCCAAGTAGAGGAGGCTCACGATCGATAGCAAATCACAAATTTGCAATG ACAAATAAAGAGACTAAGATGCCCCCCAGCCCAATCGAATTATATCATAAGTTGCATTTTCATCCTATAAAAGAATGGATAAATGATGAGTCGCGCATTCATTAC GAGGAAGAATGCGCCAAATTAGTTTCGGCGGGAACAAGGATTACTCAAGAAATGGAATACGACATAGAGAAAAAAGTCATTAAAATTGTTTGTGCCAAACATAAAACATTATTATCTGGATGGGAGGCTTCAAGTGGACCTGTTATGAGGAAAAAAGATATACATCTCTTATCAACCGTAGAAACATCTCAATCAGCCTCAAAAGACGAAGAAGATATGAAAAGTAAGATTGTTGCACTTGAGGAGGAGGTTCAAATAAACGAACAGAAAGTCAAACAAAGtgaggaaaaatgtgaaaaaatgTTCCAGTTTATTATCTCGAAGTTCCCGGATTCTCAAAACATATTATATCCACCCAATGAAGATGAAGCCCGTGCGTACGATGATATAACAGATCTATCATAG